A window of Garra rufa chromosome 16, GarRuf1.0, whole genome shotgun sequence contains these coding sequences:
- the drd5a gene encoding D(1B) dopamine receptor: MSNRTEPEPRQMLARALTGCLLCALILWTLFGNILVCAAVLRFRHLRTKVTNIFIVSLAVSDLFVAVLVMPWKAVAEVAGFWPFGAFCDIWVAFDIMCSTASILNLCVISVDRYWAISSPFRYERKMTPRVAFVMIGAAWTLSVLISFIPVQLDWHKATATAEEPNTTEPVRAPGDDEDNCDSSLNREYAISSSLISFYIPVAIMIVTYTRIYRIAQIQIRRIASLERAAEHAQSCRTNRLACQHHSSLKTTINRETKVLKTLSTIMGVFVCCWLPFFVLNCVVPFCHNKPSAGLPCVSDTTFDVFVWFGWTNSSLNPVIYAFNAEFRKGFSSLLGCRNRCRTPVETVNISNELVSYNQDTLFHKEVASAYVNIIPNVVDDTFDRISQLSRDNDNEDDVCTDSVCELECEADGAFTPNGIH; the protein is encoded by the coding sequence ATGTCCAACCGAACTGAGCCCGAGCCACGACAGATGCTGGCGCGCGCGCTCACCGGGTGCCTGCTGTGCGCTCTGATCCTCTGGACTCTGTTCGGGAACATTCTGGTGTGCGCCGCCGTCCTGCGCTTCCGCCACCTGCGCACCAAAGTCACGAACATCTTCATCGTGTCGCTGGCCGTGTCGGACCTGTTCGTGGCAGTGCTGGTGATGCCGTGGAAGGCGGTGGCGGAGGTGGCCGGTTTCTGGCCGTTCGGCGCGTTCTGCGACATCTGGGTGGCGTTTGACATCATGTGCTCCACCGCGTCCATCCTGAACCTGTGCGTGATCAGCGTGGATCGCTACTGGGCCATCAGCAGCCCGTTCCGCTACGAGCGCAAGATGACCCCGCGCGTGGCCTTCGTGATGATCGGCGCGGCGTGGACGCTGTCCGTGCTCATCTCCTTCATCCCGGTGCAGCTGGACTGGCACAAAGCCACCGCCACCGCAGAGGAGCCCAATACTACCGAGCCGGTGCGCGCGCCCGGCGACGACGAGGACAACTGCGACTCGAGTCTGAACCGCGAGTACGCCATCTCGTCGTCCCTCATCAGCTTCTACATTCCCGTGGCGATCATGATCGTCACCTACACGCGGATTTACCGCATCGCGCAGATCCAGATCCGCAGGATCGCCTCGCTGGAGCGCGCGGCCGAGCACGCGCAGAGCTGCCGGACGAACCGGCTCGCGTGCCAGCACCACAGCAGCCTGAAGACGACCATCAACCGCGAGACCAAAGTTCTGAAGACGCTGTCCACCATCATGGGCGTGTTCGTGTGCTGCTGGCTGCCGTTCTTCGTGCTCAACTGCGTGGTGCCGTTCTGCCACAACAAACCGTCCGCGGGCCTGCCGTGCGTCAGCGACACCACGTTCGACGTGTTCGTGTGGTTCGGCTGGACCAACTCGTCCCTGAACCCCGTCATCTACGCCTTCAACGCGGAGTTCCGCAAGGGCTTCTCCAGTCTGCTGGGCTGCCGGAACCGCTGCCGGACGCCGGTGGAGACGGTGAACATCAGCAACGAGCTGGTCTCCTACAACCAGGACACACTCTTCCACAAGGAGGTGGCGAGCGCCTACGTCAACATCATCCCGAATGTGGTGGACGACACGTTCGACCGGATCTCGCAGCTTTCAAGGGACAACGACAACGAGGACGACGTGTGCACGGATTCGGTGTGTGAGCTGGAGTGTGAGGCGGACGGTGCGTTCACGCCGAACGGCATCCACTGA
- the otop1 gene encoding proton channel OTOP1: MVEHSGLDIMCLNKYSPGSSSSSSSNAEKKLFSKLKVSLTKTYPQKNAETLSAQYGTNLLLIGVSVMLALAQHGPAVKEEHLLAFITALMLVQLVWMLCYMIRRERERSLVPERDAHAGTSWIRGDARQQRFCHYYTPLNLALLCERVTVNDCAVCSGGLTMLALLSLIMDAFRIGYFVGYHSCISAVLGVYPIVHALHTISQVHFLWFHIKDVIKKYETFERFGVIHAVFTNLLLWCNGVMSEAEHFLNNQRRRLTELGYANISTEAEPHCNCTTSVCSMFSTSLYYLYPFNIEYHIFVSAMLFVMWKNIGRTLDRHSNRKRPSTRSPGLLLGPLLGLLALASSITVLVVYLIHVEKSEQTREAAVSMFYCYGVVMLSCMCGASGAGLLVYRVEDWPMDTGSNPSRQLDTELLLGSSLGSWLMSWCSVVAVAAAGRGSPSFRWICLAYSLLLVLEKCVQNLFIVESLYRRRRDPDEGPVPEIFSVTPAPAVPPYDGIVNRGYETQDKRCAALEGEAVENSAAFSRKHTDVTLPVGHRLNVTPGRKRQILKNITIFLFMCNVSLWILPAFGCRPQYDNGLELETFGYSVWTTVLNVAIPMNLFYRMHSVASLFEVFRKV, translated from the exons ATGGTGGAGCACAGCGGCCTGGACATCATGTGTCTCAACAAATACAGCCCCGGTTCCTCGTCCTCCTCATCCTCGAACGCGGAGAAGAAACTTTTCTCCAAGCTCAAGGTGAGTCTGACCAAGACGTACCCGCAGAAGAACGCGGAGACGCTGAGCGCGCAGTACGGGACCAACCTGCTGCTGATCGGCGTGTCCGTGATGCTCGCGCTCGCCCAGCACGGCCCTGCGGTGAAGGAGGAGCACCTGCTGGCCTTCATCACGGCGCTGATGCTCGTGCAGCTCGTGTGGATGCTCTGCTACATGATCCGGAGGGAGCGCGAGCGCAGCCTGGTGCCGGAGAGGGACGCGCACGCGGGCACCAGCTGGATCCGAGGTGACGCGCGTCAGCAGCGCTTTTGCCACTACTACACACCACTAAACCTAGCCTTGCTGTGTGAGCGTGTGACAGTAAATGATTGTGCTGTTTGTTCAGGGGGGCTGACGATGCTGGCGCTACTGTCGCTCATCATGGACGCGTTCCGCATCGGATATTTCGTCGGATATCATTCCTGCATCTCCGCTGTGCTCGGAGTCTATCCCATCGTACACGCGCTGCACACTATATCTCAG GTGCATTTCCTCTGGTTTCACATTAAAGACGTCATCAAGAAATATGAAACGTTTGAAAG GTTTGGAGTGATTCATGCTGTCTTCACTAACCTGCTGCTGTGGTGTAATGGAGTGATGTCAGAAGCTGAACATTTCCTCAACAACCAGAGGAGACGCTTGACTGAGCTGGGATACGCCAATATCtccacag AAGCGGAGCCGCACTGTAACTGCACCACCAGCGTGTGCTCCATGTTCTCCACCAGCCTGTATTACCTGTACCCCTTCAACATCGAGTACCACATCTTCGTGTCCGCCATGCTGTTCGTCATGTGGAAGAACATCGGCCGCACGCTGGACCGCCACAGCAACCGCAAGCGTCCCAGCACACGTAGCCCGGGTCTGCTGCTGGGGCCTCTGCTGGGTCTGCTGGCTCTGGCCAGCTCCATCACGGTCCTGGTGGTGTACCTCATCCACGTGGAGAAGTCTGAGCAGACGCGCGAGGCGGCCGTCTCCATGTTCTACTGCTACGGCGTGGTGATGCTGAGCTGCATGTGCGGGGCGAGCGGCGCGGGGCTGCTGGTGTACCGCGTGGAGGACTGGCCCATGGACACGGGTTCGAACCCGTCGCGTCAGCTGGACACGGAGCTGCTGCTGGGCTCGTCTCTGGGCTCGTGGCTGATGTCGTGGTGCAGCGTGGTGGCGGTGGCGGCGGCCGGACGGGGCTCTCCCAGTTTCCGCTGGATCTGTCTGGCGTACTCGCTGCTGCTGGTGCTGGAGAAGTGCGTGCAGAACCTGTTCATCGTGGAGTCGCTGTACCGCAGACGCAGGGATCCGGACGAGGGGCCCGTGCCCGAGATCTTCTCCGTGACGCCGGCGCCCGCGGTCCCTCCGTACGACGGCATCGTGAACCGCGGCTACGAGACGCAGGACAAGCGCTGCGCGGCTCTGGAGGGAGAGGCGGTGGAGAACAGTGCGGCGTTCAGCAGGAAGCACACCGACGTCACGCTTCCTGTGGGACACCGACTCAACGTGACGCCCGGGAGGAAGAGGCAGATCCTGAAGAACATCACCATCTTCCTCTTCATGTGCAATGTGTCG CTGTGGATTCTTCCGGCCTTCGGCTGCCGTCCGCAGTATGACAACGGTCTGGAGCTGGAGACGTTCGGCTACAGCGTTTGGACCACGGTGCTGAACGTGGCCATTCCCATGAACCTCTTCTACCGCATGCACTCGGTGGCGTCGCTCTTCGAGGTCTTCAGGAAGGTTTGA